A genomic window from Martelella lutilitoris includes:
- a CDS encoding ABC transporter permease — translation MRASVFIRLALLVLLIAFISFPEAFAPVFRPFTQNGAPAIYTQTSLLSLTLSHLAIVGAATVAATLFSVGLAIIVTRPFGVEFLPLSRSIANIGQTFPPVAVLALAVPMFGFGPIPTLIALFLYGLLPIFENALTGLTNLPGNVSEAARGVGMTGTQRLMQVEFPLAFPVILAGIRLSVVISLATATIGSTVAAKTLGEVIIAGLLSNNTAFVLQGGLVVGVLALLIHDAFVMFERATARRTGRFY, via the coding sequence ATGAGAGCCTCGGTCTTCATCCGTCTGGCGCTTCTCGTCCTGCTGATCGCCTTCATCAGCTTTCCGGAAGCCTTCGCGCCGGTGTTCCGGCCGTTCACCCAGAACGGCGCGCCGGCGATCTACACCCAGACCAGCCTGCTCTCCCTGACGCTGAGCCACCTCGCCATTGTCGGCGCGGCGACGGTTGCGGCGACCCTCTTTTCCGTCGGCCTTGCCATCATCGTCACAAGGCCGTTCGGCGTCGAGTTCCTGCCTCTGTCGCGCTCGATCGCCAATATCGGCCAGACCTTTCCGCCGGTCGCCGTGCTGGCGCTTGCCGTGCCGATGTTCGGCTTCGGCCCGATCCCGACGCTGATTGCGCTCTTTCTCTATGGTCTCTTGCCGATCTTCGAGAACGCGCTGACGGGGCTCACCAATTTGCCGGGCAATGTCTCGGAGGCCGCGCGCGGCGTCGGCATGACCGGCACGCAGCGTCTCATGCAGGTCGAGTTCCCGCTCGCCTTTCCCGTCATTCTCGCCGGTATCCGCCTTTCGGTCGTCATCTCGCTGGCGACGGCGACGATCGGCTCGACGGTTGCCGCCAAGACGCTTGGCGAGGTGATCATCGCCGGGCTGTTGTCGAACAACACCGCTTTCGTTCTGCAAGGCGGCCTCGTGGTCGGCGTTCTGGCGCTCCTCATTCACGATGCCTTCGTGATGTTCGAGCGGGCAACCGCGCGGCGCACGGGCCGCTTCTACTAG
- a CDS encoding ABC transporter ATP-binding protein, with translation MIEIEGITKVYGDYNAVDNVSLQVERGELAAIVGTSGSGKTTLMRMINRLVEPTSGTIRIDGRDNRELPDYELRRGIGYAIQGHGLFPHRSVAENIATVPKLLGWDRKRRDARVDELLELFHLEPEAFRDRMPHELSGGQQQRIGVARALAAEPALLLMDEPFGALDPIIRAKAQEDLIDIQRKFSTTVVLVTHDMDEAILLGHKIAVMHEGRLEQYAPAAEIIADPASAFVNELLGTGDKAFRMLSLEACENLVEEGPAEGEAIPASASLKDALAAALWSGRDALPVERDDKVIGRVTRDALIRRAAGPSS, from the coding sequence ATGATCGAGATCGAGGGAATTACCAAGGTCTATGGCGACTATAATGCCGTCGACAATGTCTCGCTCCAAGTCGAGCGCGGCGAACTGGCGGCGATCGTCGGCACGTCCGGTTCCGGCAAGACCACGCTGATGCGGATGATCAACCGCCTGGTGGAACCGACCTCCGGCACGATCCGTATTGACGGACGCGATAACCGCGAGCTGCCGGATTACGAGCTTCGCCGCGGCATCGGCTATGCCATTCAGGGCCACGGCCTGTTTCCCCACCGCTCGGTGGCGGAAAACATCGCCACGGTGCCGAAGCTTCTCGGCTGGGACAGGAAGCGGCGCGATGCCCGCGTCGATGAACTGCTGGAACTGTTCCACCTGGAGCCCGAAGCCTTTCGTGACCGCATGCCGCACGAGCTTTCCGGCGGTCAGCAGCAGCGCATCGGCGTGGCCCGCGCACTTGCCGCCGAACCCGCATTGCTGCTGATGGACGAGCCTTTCGGCGCTCTCGACCCGATCATCCGCGCCAAGGCGCAGGAAGACCTGATCGATATCCAGCGCAAATTCTCCACCACCGTCGTGCTCGTCACCCATGACATGGACGAGGCAATCCTCCTCGGTCACAAGATCGCGGTCATGCATGAGGGACGGCTTGAACAATATGCGCCGGCCGCAGAAATCATCGCCGATCCGGCAAGCGCCTTCGTCAACGAACTGCTCGGCACCGGCGACAAGGCCTTCCGCATGCTCTCGCTGGAGGCCTGCGAAAACCTCGTCGAGGAAGGCCCGGCCGAGGGCGAGGCGATCCCCGCTTCGGCAAGCCTGAAGGATGCGCTGGCCGCAGCACTCTGGTCCGGTCGTGACGCGCTGCCGGTCGAGCGCGATGACAAGGTCATCGGCCGGGTCACCCGCGATGCCCTGATCCGTCGCGCTGCGGGACCGTCATCATGA
- a CDS encoding dihydroorotase, with translation MSDFDLVLKGTLVLSDRVVKRGHVAVRDGLIAAIGQGEAPGARERHDLGEALILPGAIDAQVHSLSQKDQEDFIWSTRSAAAGGVTTIVDMPYDEGNVVNSDEAVGKKIAHASPQARVDFALYGTVDPTEGAARIAEQVEAGVAAFKFSTFGTHPTRFPRIPAALLEECFAAIAPTGLAAGVHNEDDEFVNAAIARVKASGITDYRAHGLSRPPLTELLAMHQIYETGAETGCPAHVVHCSLGRGYEIAAGYRAEGHNATVECCIHYLTLDEENDVRRLGGKAKINPPVRPRAEVEKLWRHVACGNVTLVSTDHVSWSEDRKTNPDMLANASGVPGLEVMMPLFIKGAIEHGVPLFWAARLMAANPARHFRIDHVKGALEIGKHADIAVLEPGDFVYDAAESGNNVVGWSPYNGMRLPYRVAATWLRGKQVFDGKAVAEPGTGAFVRPEASLPLREVIR, from the coding sequence ATGTCGGATTTCGATCTCGTTCTGAAAGGCACGCTGGTGCTTTCCGATCGGGTGGTCAAGCGCGGCCATGTGGCGGTCCGCGACGGGCTGATCGCCGCCATCGGCCAGGGGGAGGCGCCCGGCGCCCGCGAGCGTCATGACCTCGGCGAAGCGCTGATCCTGCCCGGCGCAATCGATGCGCAGGTGCATTCCCTGAGCCAGAAGGATCAGGAGGATTTCATCTGGTCGACGCGCTCGGCTGCTGCCGGCGGCGTCACGACCATCGTCGACATGCCCTATGACGAGGGCAATGTGGTGAATTCGGACGAAGCCGTCGGCAAGAAGATCGCGCATGCCAGTCCGCAAGCTCGCGTCGATTTCGCCCTTTACGGCACGGTCGACCCAACGGAAGGTGCCGCGCGCATTGCAGAGCAGGTGGAAGCCGGCGTCGCCGCCTTCAAGTTCTCGACCTTCGGTACGCACCCCACCCGTTTCCCCCGCATTCCCGCTGCCCTTCTGGAAGAGTGTTTTGCCGCGATTGCGCCGACCGGCCTTGCCGCCGGCGTCCACAATGAGGACGACGAATTCGTCAATGCGGCGATCGCGAGGGTGAAGGCCTCCGGCATCACCGATTACCGCGCCCACGGCCTGTCGCGACCGCCGCTGACGGAACTGCTTGCCATGCACCAGATCTACGAGACGGGAGCCGAGACCGGCTGCCCGGCGCATGTGGTGCATTGCTCGCTTGGCCGCGGCTACGAGATCGCCGCCGGCTATCGCGCTGAGGGCCACAATGCCACGGTCGAATGCTGCATCCATTATCTGACGCTGGACGAGGAAAACGACGTCCGCCGGCTCGGTGGCAAGGCCAAGATCAACCCGCCGGTGCGCCCGCGCGCCGAAGTCGAAAAACTCTGGCGGCATGTGGCTTGCGGCAATGTCACTCTGGTCTCCACCGATCACGTGAGCTGGTCGGAAGACCGCAAGACCAATCCGGATATGCTGGCCAATGCGTCGGGCGTTCCGGGGCTCGAGGTGATGATGCCGCTCTTCATCAAGGGCGCGATCGAGCATGGCGTGCCGCTTTTCTGGGCCGCCCGGCTGATGGCGGCAAACCCGGCCAGGCATTTTCGCATAGACCACGTAAAAGGCGCGCTCGAAATCGGCAAGCATGCCGACATCGCCGTGCTGGAACCGGGTGACTTCGTCTATGACGCAGCGGAAAGCGGCAATAATGTCGTCGGCTGGTCGCCCTATAACGGCATGCGCCTGCCCTACAGGGTGGCGGCAACATGGCTGCGCGGAAAACAGGTCTTTGACGGAAAAGCCGTCGCCGAACCCGGAACGGGCGCTTTCGTCCGCCCCGAGGCAAGCCTGCCGCTTCGGGAGGTGATCCGATGA
- the osmF gene encoding glycine betaine ABC transporter substrate-binding protein OsmF yields the protein MKRLLTLTGALAISAFAFAGTASADPVVVSSKIDTEGGVLGNIILQALQANDIPTENKIQLGGTPIVRQAITQGQIDIYPEYTGNAAFFFNKTDLPVWNKPEAGYEEAKKLDYDTNKIVWLTPADANNTWAIALRKDVADPNNLSTMSEFGAYVADGGTVKLAASSEFVTSPAALPAFEEAYGFDLTSGQLIQLSGGDTAATIAAAAKQTSGANAAMVYGTDGGIAPSGLKVMTDDKGVQPVYLPTPIIREVRLEEYPQIADMLKPIFEGLTLETLQDLNGRVQVGGEPADAVAKDYLTKNGFVK from the coding sequence ATGAAACGACTTTTGACTTTGACAGGCGCGCTCGCCATTTCGGCTTTCGCCTTCGCAGGAACCGCTTCGGCCGATCCGGTCGTCGTCTCCTCCAAGATCGACACGGAAGGCGGCGTGCTCGGCAACATCATCCTGCAGGCGCTGCAGGCCAATGACATTCCGACGGAAAACAAGATCCAGCTCGGCGGCACGCCGATCGTCCGTCAGGCGATCACGCAGGGCCAGATCGATATCTACCCGGAATATACCGGCAATGCCGCCTTCTTCTTCAACAAGACCGACCTTCCGGTCTGGAACAAGCCGGAGGCCGGCTATGAAGAGGCCAAGAAGCTCGACTACGACACCAACAAGATCGTCTGGCTGACCCCGGCGGACGCCAATAACACCTGGGCGATCGCTTTGCGCAAGGACGTTGCCGATCCGAACAACCTGTCGACCATGAGCGAGTTCGGCGCCTATGTCGCCGATGGCGGCACGGTGAAGCTGGCGGCATCCTCCGAGTTCGTCACCTCGCCGGCAGCGCTTCCGGCCTTCGAGGAAGCCTATGGCTTCGATCTCACCTCCGGCCAGTTGATCCAGCTTTCCGGCGGCGATACGGCGGCAACGATCGCGGCGGCGGCCAAACAGACATCCGGCGCCAATGCCGCCATGGTCTACGGCACCGACGGCGGCATCGCGCCGTCCGGCCTGAAGGTGATGACGGACGACAAGGGCGTGCAGCCGGTCTACCTGCCGACCCCGATCATCCGCGAGGTCCGTCTCGAGGAATACCCGCAGATCGCCGACATGCTGAAGCCGATCTTCGAGGGCCTGACGCTTGAAACCCTGCAGGACCTCAACGGCCGCGTCCAGGTTGGCGGCGAACCGGCCGATGCGGTTGCCAAGGACTACCTGACGAAGAACGGGTTCGTGAAGTAA
- a CDS encoding Zn-dependent hydrolase, with protein MSRNLTVSPARIAADIDALAAITDAGRPWTRRAFSDLFLQGRAYLEKQFRAAGLETHIDTAGNLIGRRAGRNAKAGTIMLGSHSDTVPDGGRFDGVAGVVVALEVARGLKEAGIELEHNLEVTDFLAEEVSIFGVSCVGSRGMAGIRPDEWLGREAEGMTLAEGIEKVGGKPALQIARDDIRAFLELHIEQGPVLEGEKLDIGVVTAIAGITRVEIIVEGRADHAGTTPMDRRADALAAAAHVVLAVETLAGELAATPGHFAATTGEFEMWPNAANVVPSKVRMLLDIRSEHRDDLGEFLTGLESCLEGIARDNGVAIAAPRLVSDNPAMPMDPLVMETLDAACETTGAAHRRMASGAGHDAAFMARIARAGMIFIPCLSGRSHAPEEWAENADIALGAEVLFEAVKRLDKQLMEQ; from the coding sequence ATGAGCCGCAACCTCACTGTTTCTCCGGCGCGCATCGCCGCCGATATCGACGCGCTGGCCGCGATCACCGATGCCGGCCGGCCGTGGACGCGGCGGGCCTTTTCCGATTTGTTTCTGCAAGGCCGCGCCTATCTGGAGAAGCAGTTCCGGGCCGCAGGCCTCGAAACCCACATCGATACAGCCGGCAACCTGATCGGCCGCCGGGCGGGCCGAAACGCAAAAGCCGGCACGATCATGCTGGGCTCCCATTCTGATACGGTCCCGGATGGCGGGCGCTTCGACGGGGTCGCAGGCGTTGTCGTGGCGCTGGAAGTGGCGCGCGGTCTGAAAGAAGCCGGCATCGAACTGGAACACAATCTCGAAGTCACCGACTTTCTCGCCGAGGAAGTCTCGATCTTCGGCGTTTCCTGCGTCGGCTCGCGCGGCATGGCCGGTATCCGTCCCGACGAGTGGCTCGGCCGCGAGGCGGAGGGCATGACGCTGGCCGAGGGCATCGAAAAGGTTGGCGGTAAACCAGCATTGCAGATCGCCCGTGACGATATCCGTGCCTTTCTCGAACTGCATATCGAGCAGGGGCCGGTGCTGGAGGGCGAGAAGCTGGACATCGGCGTCGTCACCGCCATCGCCGGCATCACCCGCGTCGAGATCATCGTCGAGGGCCGGGCCGATCACGCCGGCACCACGCCGATGGACCGCCGCGCCGACGCACTTGCTGCGGCGGCGCATGTGGTGCTTGCAGTTGAAACCCTTGCCGGCGAGCTTGCCGCGACCCCCGGCCATTTCGCCGCCACCACCGGCGAATTCGAGATGTGGCCGAACGCCGCCAATGTGGTGCCGTCGAAGGTGCGCATGCTGCTCGATATACGCTCGGAACACCGCGACGATCTCGGTGAATTCCTGACCGGTCTGGAATCCTGCCTCGAAGGCATCGCGCGTGACAATGGCGTTGCCATCGCCGCGCCGCGCCTCGTTTCCGACAATCCCGCCATGCCGATGGACCCGCTGGTGATGGAAACGCTTGATGCGGCCTGCGAGACGACAGGCGCTGCGCATCGTCGCATGGCCTCCGGCGCTGGCCACGATGCAGCCTTCATGGCGCGCATTGCCAGAGCCGGCATGATTTTCATTCCCTGCCTTTCCGGCCGCAGTCACGCGCCCGAGGAATGGGCGGAAAACGCCGATATCGCGCTCGGAGCGGAAGTGCTGTTCGAAGCGGTGAAGCGGCTCGACAAACAACTGATGGAGCAATGA
- a CDS encoding ABC transporter permease, with translation MSAISEYRKEGRAAARLDKLGVIVAAIALFALFLQPFALFRANRIVAADNVMVWSAMPLWQAIALVVAMLAAIAVILFRTPVNLRLAVSIAAIAVLALMVGRAGYYLMPDDNPYARVSPGASFWILLFAFSIAMADAIVRKALPPMMRIAFLIVAAFAIGLLLWSGAWNDLSILKEYNNRADAFWREGRTHVELAFGSLAAAAAAGIPIGILCFRVPKVRATILNSLNVLQTIPSIALFGLLIAPLAWVGRNVPGAAELGIAGIGFAPAIVALFAYSLLPVVSNTVAGLDSVPRDAREAARGMGMTGRQRLFQVELPLAFPVILTGIRIVLVQNIGLAVIAGLIGGGGYGTFVFQGIAQTATDLVLLGALPVVGMAFAAAIILDALVEISQTKSKKGSRA, from the coding sequence ATGTCAGCCATCAGCGAATACCGAAAGGAAGGCCGGGCCGCCGCAAGGCTCGACAAGCTCGGCGTCATCGTCGCGGCGATAGCGCTCTTCGCACTCTTTCTCCAGCCCTTCGCGCTTTTCCGCGCGAACCGCATCGTCGCGGCCGACAATGTCATGGTCTGGTCGGCGATGCCGCTGTGGCAGGCCATTGCCCTTGTCGTCGCCATGCTCGCCGCCATCGCCGTCATCCTGTTCAGGACGCCGGTGAACCTCAGGCTCGCCGTTTCGATCGCCGCCATTGCCGTTCTGGCGCTGATGGTGGGCCGCGCCGGCTATTACCTGATGCCGGACGACAATCCTTATGCCCGCGTTTCGCCGGGCGCGAGCTTCTGGATCCTGCTGTTCGCCTTTTCCATCGCCATGGCCGATGCGATCGTGCGCAAGGCGCTGCCGCCGATGATGCGGATCGCGTTCCTGATCGTCGCGGCCTTCGCGATCGGGCTGCTGCTCTGGTCGGGCGCGTGGAACGATCTGTCGATCCTGAAGGAATACAACAACCGCGCCGACGCCTTCTGGCGCGAGGGCCGCACCCATGTGGAACTGGCCTTCGGCTCGCTGGCCGCTGCCGCTGCTGCCGGCATCCCGATCGGCATTCTCTGCTTTCGCGTGCCGAAGGTGCGCGCCACCATTTTGAACAGCCTCAACGTTTTGCAGACGATCCCGTCGATTGCGCTGTTCGGCCTGCTGATCGCGCCGCTTGCCTGGGTCGGCCGCAATGTGCCGGGCGCTGCCGAACTCGGCATTGCCGGTATCGGCTTTGCCCCGGCCATCGTTGCGCTCTTTGCCTATTCGCTGCTGCCCGTCGTCTCCAACACGGTCGCCGGCCTCGACAGCGTGCCGCGCGATGCCCGCGAGGCCGCGCGCGGCATGGGCATGACCGGTCGCCAGCGGCTTTTCCAGGTGGAGCTGCCGCTGGCCTTTCCCGTCATCCTCACCGGCATCCGCATCGTGCTGGTGCAGAATATCGGCCTTGCCGTAATCGCCGGGCTGATCGGCGGCGGCGGATACGGCACATTCGTCTTCCAGGGCATTGCCCAGACGGCCACCGACCTCGTGCTGCTCGGCGCGCTGCCGGTCGTCGGCATGGCCTTTGCCGCGGCCATCATTCTCGATGCGCTTGTCGAAATCAGCCAGACAAAATCCAAAAAGGGGAGCCGGGCATGA
- a CDS encoding DUF917 domain-containing protein produces the protein MGRILTTKDVEPAVKGGSVYAAGGGGWADHGRMLGYAAVNVGKPELVSVEELSDDDWVATAAAIGAPASTTPWEMQGIDYIKAAELLQDALGEKLSGLIVGQNGKSSTLNGWLPSAVLGTKVVDAVGDIRAHPTGDMGAIGMASSPEQMIQTAVGGNRAENRYIELVVKGATAKISPVLRTAADQSGGFIASCRNPLRASYVKAHAALGGISMALTLGEAIIAAEGKGGSAIIDAIVKTTNGAILTEGKVTKKAVVYTNEAFDVGTVTVGSGDKATVLHVMNEYMAVEDAGGNRIATFPDVITTLSPEGEPLSVGQLQEGMTIFVLHVPKTVIPLSSSVRDPAVYPVVEKALGISIADYALA, from the coding sequence ATGGGCCGTATCCTGACGACCAAAGATGTGGAGCCCGCCGTCAAGGGCGGCTCGGTTTATGCCGCCGGCGGCGGCGGATGGGCCGATCATGGCCGCATGCTCGGCTATGCCGCCGTCAATGTCGGCAAGCCGGAGCTGGTCTCGGTGGAAGAGCTTTCCGATGATGACTGGGTGGCGACGGCCGCCGCCATCGGCGCGCCCGCCTCGACCACGCCCTGGGAGATGCAGGGCATCGACTATATCAAGGCTGCCGAGTTGCTGCAGGACGCGCTCGGCGAAAAGCTTTCCGGCCTGATCGTCGGCCAGAACGGAAAATCCTCGACGCTGAACGGCTGGCTGCCCTCCGCCGTGCTCGGCACCAAGGTTGTCGATGCCGTCGGCGATATCCGCGCCCATCCGACCGGCGACATGGGCGCAATCGGCATGGCGAGTTCGCCCGAACAGATGATCCAGACGGCCGTCGGCGGCAACCGCGCCGAAAACCGCTATATCGAACTGGTGGTGAAGGGCGCGACGGCGAAGATCTCGCCGGTTCTCAGAACCGCCGCCGACCAGTCCGGCGGCTTCATCGCCTCCTGCCGCAATCCGCTCAGGGCATCCTACGTGAAGGCCCATGCCGCACTTGGCGGTATCTCGATGGCGCTGACGCTTGGCGAAGCGATCATCGCGGCGGAAGGCAAGGGCGGTTCCGCCATCATCGACGCCATTGTGAAAACCACCAATGGCGCAATCCTGACCGAGGGCAAGGTGACGAAGAAGGCGGTGGTCTACACCAACGAGGCCTTCGATGTCGGCACGGTCACGGTGGGTTCCGGCGACAAGGCGACGGTGCTGCACGTGATGAACGAATACATGGCGGTCGAGGATGCCGGCGGCAACCGGATCGCGACTTTCCCCGATGTCATCACCACGCTGTCGCCCGAGGGTGAACCCTTGAGCGTCGGTCAGTTGCAAGAGGGCATGACCATCTTTGTCCTGCATGTACCGAAGACGGTTATTCCGCTGTCGTCCAGCGTCAGGGATCCGGCCGTCTATCCGGTAGTCGAAAAGGCGCTCGGCATTTCGATTGCCGACTACGCGCTGGCCTGA
- a CDS encoding aromatic amino acid lyase, producing MSPKNKNIMFSGQPLDFDILSRIGAGLALPAVTHAGVERVERAHQVVKDRLADGLSIYGANTGVGAMKDTEWTAEALEDFNLGLVRAHHFGTGEPFPVEIVRNAIAIRINTALTGRVGCSMALVEAFQALLEQDVIPIVRRTGSIGCADIGLMGQVSAALTGVGDAVYQGRRMPVTEAFTAAGLKPLRMEPRDALASFSLNAIGYASAASALHKAALAVRVLLATGLATAGAMGAAIAPWRSVVEVGTHAHADIGTWLCRAFDDWCWTSASHVQDPLSIRMMPQVFGTTIESLTIAGNTILAATGRTDDNPVVIGNEVLTSGGSLPLDVTIYMQAAQIAMAHVARNIFNRCVILANGGRRGLPVNLVPHGVVATGFGPILKLAGDLFIRTQSLSAPISAQSLVVAGGIEDEAAFLPLVVERFERQVRALRRMAGLEALLAAQAMDISGDEPCGVANLVYAIVRSHSALYLKDRPLSSEVEQIEEELGSDATMTRLIDQAPLALLDDFFALAPPETA from the coding sequence ATGAGCCCGAAGAACAAGAACATCATGTTTTCAGGACAGCCGCTGGATTTCGACATCCTGTCGCGGATTGGCGCCGGCCTCGCGCTTCCCGCCGTCACGCACGCCGGGGTCGAGCGGGTTGAGCGCGCCCATCAGGTGGTGAAGGACCGGCTTGCCGACGGGCTCTCGATCTATGGCGCCAATACCGGCGTCGGCGCGATGAAGGACACGGAGTGGACCGCCGAAGCGCTGGAAGACTTCAATCTCGGCCTCGTGCGCGCCCATCACTTCGGAACCGGCGAGCCTTTTCCGGTCGAGATCGTCCGCAACGCGATCGCGATCCGCATCAATACGGCGCTGACCGGAAGGGTTGGCTGCTCCATGGCTCTGGTGGAGGCGTTTCAGGCGCTGCTCGAACAGGATGTCATCCCGATCGTGCGCCGCACGGGTTCGATCGGTTGCGCCGATATCGGCCTGATGGGTCAGGTCTCGGCAGCGCTCACCGGCGTTGGCGATGCCGTCTATCAGGGGCGCCGCATGCCGGTGACCGAGGCCTTCACGGCTGCCGGCCTGAAGCCCTTGCGGATGGAGCCGCGCGATGCGCTCGCTTCCTTCTCGCTCAATGCCATCGGCTATGCCTCCGCCGCATCCGCCCTGCACAAGGCCGCCCTTGCCGTGCGCGTGCTCCTGGCGACTGGCCTTGCGACGGCCGGCGCCATGGGTGCCGCGATCGCGCCCTGGCGTTCGGTGGTCGAGGTCGGCACCCATGCCCATGCCGATATCGGCACCTGGCTTTGCCGCGCCTTCGATGACTGGTGCTGGACGTCCGCCAGCCATGTGCAGGATCCATTGTCGATCCGCATGATGCCGCAGGTCTTCGGTACCACGATCGAGAGCCTGACGATTGCCGGCAATACCATTCTGGCGGCGACCGGCCGCACCGATGACAATCCGGTGGTCATCGGCAATGAAGTGCTGACCTCCGGCGGCTCGCTACCGCTCGATGTGACGATCTACATGCAGGCCGCCCAGATCGCCATGGCCCATGTGGCGCGTAACATCTTCAACCGCTGCGTCATCCTTGCAAACGGGGGACGGCGCGGCCTGCCGGTCAACCTCGTGCCGCATGGCGTGGTGGCCACCGGTTTCGGCCCGATCCTGAAGCTTGCGGGCGATCTCTTCATCCGGACCCAGTCGCTCTCCGCGCCGATCTCGGCCCAGTCGCTGGTGGTGGCCGGCGGGATCGAGGACGAGGCCGCCTTCCTGCCGCTGGTGGTCGAACGCTTCGAGCGACAGGTGCGGGCGCTCAGGCGCATGGCAGGCCTCGAGGCGCTTCTGGCGGCGCAGGCCATGGATATTTCCGGCGATGAACCATGCGGTGTTGCAAATCTGGTCTATGCTATCGTCAGATCGCATTCCGCGCTCTATCTGAAGGACAGGCCGCTTTCGAGCGAGGTCGAGCAGATTGAGGAGGAGCTCGGCTCGGACGCGACAATGACCAGACTGATCGACCAGGCGCCGCTGGCCCTGCTCGATGACTTTTTCGCACTCGCACCGCCTGAGACGGCCTGA
- a CDS encoding urocanate hydratase, with the protein MPKDNPRHPNFPIPGGPELRAKGWRQEALLRLMENVLSVGEDPDNLVVYAALGKAARNWPSHAIIVKALLDMDENQTLVIQSGKPVGLLKTHAKAPLVIMANCNIVGQWAKAEVFYELERKGLICWGGLTAGAWQYIGSQGVIQGTYEVFMRIAEKRFDGSLAGRFILTAGLGGMGGAQPLAGRMAGAAILVIDIDAERARKRHEIGFLDEIAPDLDAALAMIEEAVAAKKAISIGLVGNAADIYPEIVRRGITPDIVTDQTSAHDLVYGYVPKGMSLAEVKRLREEGSAQLMAASRASITDHVRAMLKFQQNGAEVFDNGNLIRTQAREGGVENAFDIPIFTEAYLRPLFSEAIGPFRWMALSGEASDIARIDDLVLAMFPDNFIVTNWIRLARENVPFEGLPARIAWLGHGERTRLAVAVNDLVAKGELKGPVAFSRDHLDAGAMAHPNIMTENMKDGSDAIADWPLINAMTMCASMADLVVIHSGGGGYAGYMTSAGVTIIADGTPEGAERLEHALTNDTSLGIIRYADAGYELAEAAAERGGVGYLPLEG; encoded by the coding sequence ATGCCGAAAGACAATCCGCGCCATCCGAATTTCCCCATTCCCGGCGGGCCTGAGCTGCGTGCCAAGGGCTGGCGGCAGGAAGCGCTGCTCAGGTTGATGGAAAACGTCCTTTCCGTCGGCGAGGACCCGGACAATCTCGTGGTCTATGCCGCGCTCGGCAAGGCCGCGCGCAACTGGCCGTCCCACGCGATAATCGTGAAGGCGCTTCTCGACATGGACGAGAACCAGACGCTGGTGATCCAGTCCGGCAAGCCTGTCGGCCTGCTGAAGACCCATGCAAAGGCGCCGCTCGTCATCATGGCGAACTGCAATATCGTCGGCCAGTGGGCGAAGGCGGAGGTGTTTTACGAACTGGAGCGCAAGGGGCTGATCTGCTGGGGCGGGCTGACGGCCGGCGCGTGGCAGTATATCGGCTCGCAAGGCGTCATCCAGGGCACCTATGAAGTCTTCATGCGGATTGCCGAAAAGCGCTTCGACGGTTCGCTGGCCGGCCGTTTCATCCTGACGGCGGGGCTCGGCGGCATGGGCGGCGCCCAGCCGCTGGCCGGCCGCATGGCGGGGGCGGCCATTCTGGTGATCGATATCGATGCCGAACGGGCGCGCAAACGCCACGAGATCGGCTTCCTCGACGAGATCGCGCCGGATCTTGACGCTGCGCTGGCGATGATTGAGGAGGCGGTAGCGGCGAAGAAGGCGATCTCCATCGGCCTCGTCGGCAATGCCGCCGACATCTATCCGGAGATTGTGCGGCGCGGCATCACGCCCGATATCGTCACCGATCAGACCTCGGCCCACGATCTCGTTTATGGCTATGTGCCGAAGGGCATGTCGCTGGCCGAAGTGAAGCGTCTGCGTGAGGAAGGCTCGGCGCAGCTGATGGCCGCAAGCCGTGCCTCGATTACCGATCACGTCCGCGCCATGCTGAAGTTCCAGCAAAACGGCGCGGAGGTGTTCGACAACGGCAATCTGATCCGCACTCAGGCGCGCGAAGGCGGGGTCGAAAACGCCTTCGACATTCCAATCTTCACCGAAGCCTATCTCAGGCCGCTCTTTTCGGAGGCGATCGGCCCGTTCCGCTGGATGGCGCTTTCGGGGGAGGCGAGCGATATCGCCCGCATCGATGATCTCGTGCTCGCAATGTTTCCCGACAATTTCATCGTCACCAACTGGATCCGGCTGGCGCGCGAAAACGTACCCTTCGAAGGCCTTCCCGCCCGCATCGCCTGGCTTGGCCATGGCGAGCGCACGCGCCTTGCCGTCGCGGTCAATGATCTGGTGGCGAAGGGTGAGTTGAAGGGGCCAGTGGCGTTCTCGCGCGATCATCTCGATGCCGGCGCCATGGCGCATCCGAATATCATGACGGAGAACATGAAGGACGGCTCCGACGCGATCGCAGACTGGCCGCTGATCAACGCCATGACCATGTGCGCCTCGATGGCCGATCTCGTCGTCATCCATTCCGGCGGCGGCGGCTATGCCGGCTACATGACCAGCGCTGGCGTCACCATCATCGCCGATGGCACCCCGGAAGGGGCCGAACGTCTGGAGCATGCGCTGACCAACGATACGTCGCTGGGTATCATCCGTTATGCGGATGCGGGGTATGAGCTTGCAGAGGCGGCGGCGGAACGTGGAGGCGTCGGGTATTTGCCGCTTGAGGGGTGA